From a single Phragmites australis chromosome 7, lpPhrAust1.1, whole genome shotgun sequence genomic region:
- the LOC133924723 gene encoding 14 kDa proline-rich protein DC2.15-like — protein sequence MVGKASIALFLAVNLVVFAMASACGGNCPTPSTPSTPTPTPAAFGKCPRDALKLGVCANVLGLIKAKVGVPPAEPCCPLLEGLVDLEAAVCLCTAIKGKILGINLNLPIDLSLILNYCGKTVPTGFKCL from the coding sequence ATGGTAGGCAAGGCCTCGATCGCGCTGTTCCTCGCCGTCAACCTGGTCGTGTTTGCCATGGCCAGCGCCTGCGGGGGAAACTGCCCCACGCCATCGACCCCGTCAACGCCTACCCCGACGCCGGCGGCGTTCGGCAAGTGCCCCCGCGACGCGCTGAAGCTGGGCGTGTGCGCAAACGTGCTGGGCTTGATCAAGGCCAAGGTCGGCGTGCCGCCCGCCGAGCCGTGCTGCCCGCTGCTGGAGGGGCTCGTCGACCTCGAGGCGGCCGTGTGCCTCTGCACTGCCATCAAGGGCAAAATCCTCGGCATCAACCTCAACCTGCCCATTGACCTCAGCCTCATCCTCAACTACTGCGGCAAGACCGTGCCAACTGGATTCAAGTGCCTCTAA
- the LOC133924720 gene encoding uncharacterized protein LOC133924720, whose protein sequence is MLDGLLVAAIEHLEWEPASAAVEGAHSPWPTSSTSVEESSKNWPRREEDCPQNTENALLGSASPMWIFSRSRSPDDLSFGVDMKKIRWCGILQVQYIRQKEEKLPPPFHLSRLGGLIVFVIYMITTCICPGLELSLPQ, encoded by the exons ATGCTCGACGGGCTCCTCGTGGCCGCCATCGAGCACCTCGAGTGGGAGCCTGCCTCGGCCGCCGTTGAAGGTGCTCACTCACCATGGCCTACATCGAGCACGAGCGTTGAAG AGAGTTCCAAAAATTGGCCCCGTCGTGAAGAAGATTGTCCTCAGAACACTGAAAATGCTCTTCTGGGGTCTGCTTCTCCAAT GTGGATATTCTCACGCTCCAGAAGTCCGGATGACCTCTCTTTCGGAGTGGACATGAAGAAGATTAGATGGTGTGGCATCCTACAGGTTCAGTACATCcgacaaaaagaagaaaaattgcCACCTCCTTTTCATCTATCTAG GTTAGGTGGTCTCATCGTGTTTGTCATATACATGATCACAACATGTATATGTCCCGGATTGGAGCTTTCTTTACCACAATGA